Proteins from a genomic interval of Niabella soli DSM 19437:
- a CDS encoding C40 family peptidase, with translation MRYLLTGFSIVVLLTSCSTTAKIFGTADRKNVAKTTVTPQPPAPAKQAFMDQVTISPRNSKSDTRMARIEKTIASSEIKDISTVDDFVAVPKALPATQLQIKYASLLNMMPGSITNNNLLETLDNWYGTRYVYGGTSKRGIDCSAFTREMYRSAYGIELPRTAHEQYGRVRKISTTELKEGDLVFFNTTGGVSHVGLYLGNNKFAHASTSRGVTISDLYETYYITHYIGAGRIENAGSFYATVPARIAGTTN, from the coding sequence TTGAGATATTTATTGACTGGTTTTAGCATTGTGGTGTTGCTGACGAGTTGCTCAACCACAGCTAAAATTTTTGGAACAGCCGATAGAAAAAATGTTGCCAAAACAACTGTTACGCCGCAGCCTCCTGCACCGGCCAAACAGGCATTTATGGACCAGGTGACCATCTCTCCAAGGAATTCTAAGAGCGACACGCGGATGGCGCGTATTGAAAAAACCATCGCTTCCTCAGAAATAAAAGACATTAGTACGGTTGATGATTTTGTTGCCGTACCCAAGGCTCTTCCGGCTACTCAATTACAGATAAAATATGCTTCTCTTTTGAATATGATGCCGGGGTCTATTACCAATAATAATTTGCTGGAAACGCTGGACAACTGGTATGGTACCCGTTATGTATATGGCGGAACCTCCAAGAGAGGTATTGACTGCAGCGCGTTCACCCGTGAAATGTATCGGAGTGCTTATGGCATTGAATTGCCCCGCACGGCGCACGAGCAGTATGGCCGGGTGCGTAAAATCTCTACTACGGAGCTGAAGGAAGGAGATCTGGTGTTTTTTAATACTACCGGAGGCGTATCGCATGTGGGACTGTACCTGGGCAATAATAAATTTGCGCATGCTTCCACCAGTCGTGGCGTAACCATCAGTGATCTGTATGAAACCTATTACATCACGCACTATATCGGTGCAGGACGCATTGAG